The genomic segment AATTCATGTAATTCATCTAGCAGATAAAGTGTAATGTTTTTGGTTAAGTTAGTCGGAGCTAAAAAAGGTTTTTTGATTTGCTCTACATGCAAATGAGGGAAATTCACAGTAAATGCGTCTCTTAAAATTCTCTTATTTTTACCATTGTAATACTTGAAGGCAGTTGGGAGTGAATGAATGAAAGCTACTAACGAGTTATCCAGAAAAGGCTGACGACCTTCAATTGAGTTTGCCAACTCAGTTTTATCACCCAGGGCAAGCAAGTTATAGTCCTGATATACAGTGTTGTAGTGGAGCCATTGGCTGTATCCAATGGAGGACGTGACTATGTCGCTGTGCGGCGCGACTAAGTGCGTTGTGTAACAAGCCTCAGAGAAGTCTGCAGAGCGCAGTGATTTAAATAACTGAGCGTTTGACTTAGCGCTTATAGTTGCACTGGGCGTAAAATTCAATGCAGTCTCAAGTGTGGCTTGACCTTCAAAAAGCGGAGTAGGTCCACTTTGTTGTGTTAAAGGAGAGCTCAAATCATATTGGAAAAACTGATAGCCGAGCAATGATTCATCCGCCCCTTCTCCTGTTAGCGCAATTCTAATTCCGCTTTCTTTTACTTTACGGCTCAACAGATATTTGGCGGCAACATTTAAATTTGGCACTATCGATTCTGCGTGATAGATAGATTTTTCAAATGAACCAATGAGATCGTTGTGCTCTAGTGGAAGTGTATGGTGTTTAATTCCAATCTGCTTAGCAAATTTTTCAGCTGCCAAGCTTTCATCCAAAGGGTTATTGGGAAATCCGATGCTGAATGATTCAGCTTTGTCACTCAGTCTAGCTGATAAAGCGCTGATGTATGATGAGTCTATGCCCGAGCTTAAGTAACAAGCGAAACGCTCTTGAGGTA from the Pseudoalteromonas sp. R3 genome contains:
- a CDS encoding asparagine synthase C-terminal domain-containing protein, which translates into the protein MCKRSLFCPPGHIVEHTNNELKSYPFCEQSPFNPDLFEPCDISYEQATQEFSQQFEQAVNKRIPQERFACYLSSGIDSSYISALSARLSDKAESFSIGFPNNPLDESLAAEKFAKQIGIKHHTLPLEHNDLIGSFEKSIYHAESIVPNLNVAAKYLLSRKVKESGIRIALTGEGADESLLGYQFFQYDLSSPLTQQSGPTPLFEGQATLETALNFTPSATISAKSNAQLFKSLRSADFSEACYTTHLVAPHSDIVTSSIGYSQWLHYNTVYQDYNLLALGDKTELANSIEGRQPFLDNSLVAFIHSLPTAFKYYNGKNKRILRDAFTVNFPHLHVEQIKKPFLAPTNLTKNITLYLLDELHELSNRESQLGIYDIDKVIAFFESVVKNQTQLDFSEDIVVCHFLSILFLQKHFNLEA